The Syngnathus acus chromosome 12, fSynAcu1.2, whole genome shotgun sequence genome contains the following window.
CACTAAATGAATGGAAAGCTTTATTCTTGCCTCGAATAATATATGCACGCCTTGACTATTTTACCTCCATTCGGGATagaacataaataacaaatgagATAAATTCTCTCATTTTATTATGAACTAATAGAAAAGGCTTGATGTTGAGAGAAAGGGCTGTTGGGGTACATTTTAGTATGGTAATCACTCACCTGGGGCGTGTTGCGTTTATTGACAGCTCTGATGTTAAATGTCTCAAGCTCACTTAGTGTTGTACCTCTTCATTTATTATGTCTCCATCGCTCTtcggtgcgtgcgtgcgcttcACTGGTTTGACCCTGCAAAATTACACGAGCggttccagtttttttttttttttttttaacgcatGATGAATTTCTCAGTGGGGCGACcagcattgtgaaaacggtgAAATGTAGTCCAAAGGACGTAATAGCTGTTAATAAACTTTTGAATACAATTTTAATGCCCCACCTTGCATTAAAGAGATAAACATAACAAAAACTTTATTGTAACTACAGGGAATTCCAATttttaagtaaataaaaatattcattgtTATAAAACTCCATTGTGACGTCAGTTTCGCAAGTGCGCCTGCCACGCGCAACCCCGCCCCCTTGCGTGTgtcccaaaacaaaagcacgcGCTGTGACGAGTTAAATTGGTTTGAAAAGGAGCAGATGGGACTCGTGTGTCGGTGCGCGCTCCGTGCGCGTGCACCTCATGCACGTCCCATGCACGCGCTCATtcaagaaccccccccccccatgcacACACCCCAAAATGAGGCCGCCAGCTCATCTCAATTTGCCCTTTCACAACTGATTACCGACACGAAATATTTGCCATGCCTGACTTTTACAATCTAacaactttttacttttcaaaacGGTGTTAATAATCGTGAATCATATTTCACGTCTCCCTCACGCAAAGACATTTGAAGAAGGTGACGACATTCTTCAATCTGGGTTACATGGCTTTATATTTAGGTCTGCGCGTTCCCATCTGTAATTTGTCTGCATATTTTTGGTGGATGGAGTAATTGAGCATCACTCGGGAAGGCCATGTATTTCAGAGCAGAcatttgaaaccttaactttggAACACCCACTTCACTATTGTATTAGGCCATTTTAATTACAACGGGAAagcacaaaacaataaaaactcaaacaaaagaaatagcAAATTAATTTCGGAATTGCATTGCAGGTAATATGCAACCAACAGACAAAAGTTCACTTTTTTTCAGTGAATTATATTctggatgaataaataaaacaaaataaatgagtgtTTGATCAACAGCACCAACCTGTTCAAACTAAATGGAACGCAGCCCCAATTAGCGCCCACTAAAATGACCGTTCAAGTGTTTAAAAAGGACTGTTGGAACGAAGTGACGGCCTACATACTTTATGACACAAttcgaaataaaaaaaattcttattttcatttattccaAGTCATCTAAGGGGCCGAACGCGCAGGGATAAACTGCCGTGCGTGCGTCCCGGCTGGTGGTGGTCGGGGTGGTGGGCTGAGCTGGAGCCACACGCCAATCAAACAGGAGAGCGAGCAAGAGAGAGTGAGGTTGAAAtaaagagagggagagagagagagaaggagggagggcgtgagagagagagacggatTAAGTCGGCGCGTGGCACCTCTGAAAGGCGAATAAAAGCAGAGCGTGCGTCCGCGGTTTAGTCACATCTGACGATCTGTTTCAATGTAGTTagactcaattttttttttaaaaagaagaaaaaaacaacaacaacgccGCTGTTAATTAATTGCAGTTGTATACTGGATAGTTTAAAAAATGAGCTTTTCATTCTATGTAGGATAAAAGTGATTTTTCAACTTAGAAGGATTTTTTTAACTAACAATTTGGAGGACTCTCGGCTGTTAGAGGTAAGCACTCGAATTAAATtgtacatatttaaaaatgtccccTTTCCATCTCGTTTGAAATTATCACCATACAAAATGTTACACTTCGAATTTGAATTGTAATTGTGTCGGGAAGAATTTTCATGCATTGTGAATTGCCGTTGATCGCTCAAAATTGCGTAAATGCGCAGTAAAGGTTTTCGACCTCATTTAAAATGAGGTCTTCAAAAggtcttccatttttttgcttcaaaaaGCTCAATCGTTATTGCTTATTTTCAACCTTTTTATCCCTGATAATCATGCGGgaattattaaataataataaatcagcAATCATTTTGCTATTGAAATAACTCATTTACGGGACGATATATTCGCTGCATTTTGTCATTACAAGTTTTTAGATATAGATTTTTAAACAAGTTAAATTAGATCCACAAATATTATACTGCTATTGTGtagcaataataaaaaatggtgCCTTGTCTTTCCATTTACAACTTCAAGATCATGAAGTCcgaaatgtatttatgtattaaaAAACGTAGCTGGCCGAGTTATTCAAGTTGTATAGTTTTTTGAACATGAAATGCTTTTTGCGACATTTCTGtagcattttctttccattttgagATGTGTGTTAATCATTCTCCAAATACTCTAAAAATGACTAAACGTTTCCATAGAGgagtttttgtaaaataatgaaacaatttctcaaatattaattaaatgcaatcataaataattttataaATGGAGTACAAGTTTGGTTGGGCTGTATTTGTATGTTCTCACCTGATGTAACATGGACTGGCCCTTTTGtataatttcaaaatatatttttgaatacACAAGtactatttttaatatttaacttGCTTtcttcagacatttttttttcttctaatcaTAACTCAAAAGAGAATGCTGAATGCAAAATTCCAGGCATGGAAATAATTCCAAACATCATGCCAAGATATATTAAATAACTTTTTCCACATGCAGCGTGTTAATTTTGTGTCCTGGCATAAAAGGGTGTTTTTACTTCAGCACCATcaaatcatcatttttttttctctcttcctcctcgtgCAGGTTTGTCGTGCAAGTATGGACAAGTCTCATCTTTCCAACcccaatgacatcatcatgagCAGCCCACCAGGCCCGTACCCGCAGGAAGCTCTGACTCCTCCCCGGCCCAACCATCACCACTCCTCGTCTTCCTTATcctcgccctcctcctcctcgccccTCAAGCCCAACCAGGTGGGCCAGGTCATCCTCTACGGCGTTCCCATCGTGTCGCTGGTCATCGATAACAACGAGCGACTTTGCCTGGCGCAGATTTCCAACACGCTGCTGAAGAACTACAGTTACAACGAGATCCATAACCGCCGCGTGGCGCTGGGCATCACTTGCGTCCAGTGCACCCCCGTTCAGTTGGAAATCCTTCGGCGCGCCGGCGCCATGCCCATCTCGTCGCGCCGCTGCGGCATGATCACCAAACGCGAGGCCGAGCGTCTCTGCAAGTCCTTCCTGGGGGAGAACATGCCTCCCAAACTGCCCGATAACTTTTCCTTCGACGTGACGCACGAGTGTGCCTGGGGTTGCCGCGGTAACTTCATCCCCGCCCGCTACAACAGCTCGCGGGCTAAATGCATCAAGTGCTCCTTCTGCAACATGTACTTCTCCCCCAATAAGTTCATCTTTCATTCCCATCGCACGCCGGACGCCAAGTACACGCAGCCCGACGCCGCTAATTTCAACTCCTGGCGGCGGCACCTCAAACTTAGCGATAAGCATCCGGCCGACGAGATGGTGTACGCTTGGGAGGACGTCAAGGCCATGTTCAACGGAGGGAGCCGGAAGAGGGCCTTGCCCTCGGGGAGCCACTGCCATTCCATGGCCTCCATGAAGCACGTCGGCTCGGTGGTGCCCCACATGATGGGCGGCGACCCGGGCGCTCACAAAAGAGCGCACTTTGATGACGACGAGGACCTAGAAGGAGGTGCTCTGTCACCCCGGAAGACGCCGCGCAGCTACCCAGTCATCCCCGTCCCGAGCAAAGGCTTCGGCGTGCTGCAAAAGTTCCCCCCTGCGTCCATTTTCCCATCGCCTTACCCCTTCCCGGCGTTTGGCCTCTGCCAGCAGAAAAAAGACGACGGCGACCTTTCGGCCGGCCACAAAAGCGCGGGACTGTCGGGTCTTTTATGGCCCGGACGCAAGGACGCTTTTTATCCTCCCTTTTGCATGTTTTGGCCCCCGAGAGCGGCGGGGGGGATCCCGGTACCCACGTACTTGCAGCCTCAGCCTAGCCTCTCCTCATTGGCTGACAATCCCTCCCTCCGGCAGGCCTTCCTGGATCTGTCTGACTCCTCCGAAGCCGCTAACGGTACCAACGTGACCCCCAACAACGGGAGCGCCGCATCCAGACCCGGCCCATTTGACCCCGACTGTACCATGGTGACCCCTGACCTCCGGCCCGTGACTTCGGAGAGCTGGCTCAAACTCTTAGACAACCCCACGCTCCAAACCAGAAAGCCCAGCTACGGCTCAGCCTTCCGCCCCGTCACCAAGGACGCCGAGAGCATCGCTAAGCTCCACGGCAACGGAGGAGGCCTCGCCGGGACGACGGACGACGAGTCGGGCACGGTCGTCGCCGCCGGTTCTGACCGCCACCCGAGGCTCTCGCCCGGCAGCAGCTGCAGTTACGGCAGCGAAAGCGGCGGCGAAGGAGAAGCGGAGCCGGGGGACAGCGAGGAGGACGGAGAAGTGGACGTGGAGTCCTCCAAGCAGGACGACGACGAAGACGACGGGGGCTTCTCCAACCGGCCCCTGCAGACTCGCACGAACCCGTTCCTGCCCGCCCCGAGCAACAGCGCCGGCGACGAACGTGGGAAGGAGAGGGGGAGCGTTTCAGCGTACGGCGGcagcccccctccctccgccGACCCCACCCGACAGTCCCCCAGCTTGCCCGCTTCGTCGCCCGCCAGCCTGCAGCTTTCCAACTCCAGCCCGCCGCACAGCAGAGAAGACGTAAATATCCCCCCCCGCCGGCCACATCagctaattattatttaaatggcGTTGCGGCAGGCCGTGATGTGATCTGCATAAGCAGATTGATAGGCCGACTTCTCCCTGTTGGAATTGAAAGAGTCACCCCGCCCTGATCTTGACTAATAACCGCCCCCCCCTTGCCATGTGGGCTCTTTAATGACCACCTCATGTTTGTTCTCCTCAGCCTGTTAGGGCAACTCTAATCTTTAACCTGTTGACACTCATATTAACCTGGCGGGCCGAGCAGTGGCGGAAGGcaggagagaaaaaatatatcacaGTAAATCTCAGGGCTGACtctttaaagaaataaaaaaaagattagaaAAACATGTTGACATATTTGATATTTCCTGCTACATGTTGCAAATGTAATCTTTGTGATTCCAGGTGGACAAAAACCGAAACGAAGGACTGCCTGCCTACGCAACCAAAGACTCCATATCAGGTTGGTACACACATTTGAAACACTTTTCTTATATTCATGACCATCGTCTTACGCGCAAAGGCTCGTTATTAAAGCAGCTTTGACTTACTATCAATTTTTCTaaaacccctttttttttttttatatccatcatttttttttatgccggTTTTCTTTCATTGAGTGTGAGGTGTTTTATGTGACACATATTTCTGAGATGTTTCATTTTCTGCTCTCATCTTTCACACCGCCGACGTgctctgctttgttttgtggtGGGGCACACTCTGtcgtaaacacacacatatatactgtCTCAGTAAACGTATCTCATTGTGTCTTCAAGATGAGAACAAAGAGCCCAGCAGCTTCTTCGGAGTCGAGAATGAAACATCAGTACCGGCGCCAGACTACTG
Protein-coding sequences here:
- the skor2 gene encoding SKI family transcriptional corepressor 2 → MDKSHLSNPNDIIMSSPPGPYPQEALTPPRPNHHHSSSSLSSPSSSSPLKPNQVGQVILYGVPIVSLVIDNNERLCLAQISNTLLKNYSYNEIHNRRVALGITCVQCTPVQLEILRRAGAMPISSRRCGMITKREAERLCKSFLGENMPPKLPDNFSFDVTHECAWGCRGNFIPARYNSSRAKCIKCSFCNMYFSPNKFIFHSHRTPDAKYTQPDAANFNSWRRHLKLSDKHPADEMVYAWEDVKAMFNGGSRKRALPSGSHCHSMASMKHVGSVVPHMMGGDPGAHKRAHFDDDEDLEGGALSPRKTPRSYPVIPVPSKGFGVLQKFPPASIFPSPYPFPAFGLCQQKKDDGDLSAGHKSAGLSGLLWPGRKDAFYPPFCMFWPPRAAGGIPVPTYLQPQPSLSSLADNPSLRQAFLDLSDSSEAANGTNVTPNNGSAASRPGPFDPDCTMVTPDLRPVTSESWLKLLDNPTLQTRKPSYGSAFRPVTKDAESIAKLHGNGGGLAGTTDDESGTVVAAGSDRHPRLSPGSSCSYGSESGGEGEAEPGDSEEDGEVDVESSKQDDDEDDGGFSNRPLQTRTNPFLPAPSNSAGDERGKERGSVSAYGGSPPPSADPTRQSPSLPASSPASLQLSNSSPPHSREDVDKNRNEGLPAYATKDSISDENKEPSSFFGVENETSVPAPDYWRESSGDQSQEATSPVRLKKDVENMEKEELQKVLLEQIDFRRRLEQEFHALKGTSPFPVFHNFQDQMKRELAYREEMVQHLQMIPYANIIRKEKISSHMNK